Genomic DNA from Eleutherodactylus coqui strain aEleCoq1 chromosome 8, aEleCoq1.hap1, whole genome shotgun sequence:
GGAGGGAAAGGTCTTGGGAAGGGCGGCGCCAAGCGGCACAGGAAGGtgctccgtgataacatccagggcatcaccaagcctgccatccgccgTCTAGCTCGCAGGGGAGGCGTCAAGCGTATCTCCGGTCTCATCTACGAAGAGACTCGCGGCGtcctgaaagtcttcctggagaatgtgatccgcgacgccgtcacctacaccgagcacgctaagaggaagaccgtcaccgctatggacgtggtgtacgcgctcaagcgccagggccgcactctctacggcttcggaggttaataattctgctctttctccataacacaaaggctcttctcagagccgcccacctcttccaaggaaaggctgtaatACAACTTCTTGTGGGGTCGCTGCTGCCTGATTGCCCATCTGTTCTGATACGTGTAATCCGCCCTATATCTGATGCCTGCCATCACTCCTTATGCGTTGGCATTGTTAGTGGCcaaactcatttaaccctttgaatcacACTTTATGCCCATTGTTGTTCTTTGCGTATGCTATAGTCAGCCGTGTTCCCCTCATGACGCCTTCCCGCAAGGTCTTTGTATCATTAAAATGAGTTGTCTTTACTAATActagagagagggggcggggacaAAGTAAATAAATGGCTAGATGCGCACATACATACTTCAGTTATTGCAAATAAGAGATTTAAGCGTTCTATTAAAAATACCCCCCACCATGATGACCCCTAATGCCAGGGAATCTTCTCTTCTACCAGGAAGCAGGCTGCGGCGCACTGAGTGTATGTCCTCCTTGGACTAAAGCATACGGCCTGCCCTTTAATCCGTGTAGTGCTACCATATTGGAGGCGTCCTCTCATTTAGAAGTGCTGCAAATTGCACCAAGCTCTCCTAGGGACCCGCACAGCCATTATTTTACATAGAATTGCCGTCATAGCAGCCAGCTCTCCCAGCGTGCTGCACTGATTTCCCATTGCGGGACTCTGGGAGACCTGGGTGATATAGCCGGAGCACTAAATTAATCTAGGGAAGAGGTTGGTCTCTGAGAAATCCGGGATGCCCGCTGTTCTCCATGCCAGACTGCCATCTCCGCTCCCGTTCACCTGCGGCCGCTGCCACGATGGTCTCTGCTTCCGTTCACCCTGCTGCCGCGGCTACTCTGGTCCTTGCTCCATTATGGTCCCCGCCCCCGTTCCCCATGCGGCTGCTGTAGCCGGTGCACTGCCCCTCTGGTTCTCGCTCCCCTCCGGTCCCTGCACCCGGGAAGGCTGCCACTTTGGTGACTGCCATCTCCTCTCCGGTTCCGCTGTCACTGTGGTCCCctcaggtttctacaccgacatagaagggggttcttcattgtaagagcagtgagagtgtGGAACTGTCAGCCCGAGGACGTGGCTGATGGCAACTTCGATAAAAGGGTTCAAAAGGGGCATGGGCGTCTCTACATAAGCAGCTGGTGAAGGTGAGGCTATTCTCCCCTTGGCCCCCCTCTCCTTTCCTAGCACCCCCAGTGCTCTTATTTTCAGGCATCCCCGATTGCCTCCGCTACTCACTACAAtgcactacagcccccagcatATCGTCTGCCTACTACTCCTTTCCCTTTGTGCACCCCGCTGCTTTAGGGCGCAGACCCGCATATCCCCTGTAGTCTTCTGCCTTCCGAGCACTCCAGTACAGCTGCTACTTGTGGTCGGCATCCCCCTCCGACGTCGACCGCCTCGTGTAGCCACCACGCCGACCTCACCCCACAGCATAATCCAGTCATGGCCGCACTGTGCTCCGTGTACCTCGGTGGCAAAGACGCTGCCGCTTCTCTAATGGCTAATTGTCCGCAGCTGCATCACCGAATCCACGTAGCGCCCACCTCTATGGAAGCGTCCGCATAGCGCGGCTTCGGTCACCGCACGTATCCCTAATCTGCAGCTCAATCAGCATCGCGACCCCCGACAGAGATACAGTTGTGTAGCGCTGCAGGGAAGATCTCCTCAAATCCAGTACATAGACAGAGAACAACTCCGGTGCACAGAGACAAAGACGAGTTGTGCAACGCAGGGGACTAAGTAACCGAGCCGATGTATACACAACCTTTGTTACAGAGGAGCAAACGATGATGCTCCCTACACAACCGGGAGGTGACAGCTCTGCTGTAGACGGGGTGCGgggctcttagaagagcctttggggtgatcgtgcacggcgggccacagaacAGATTACTTGGCGCTGGTGTACTTGGTGACGGCCTTGGTGCCCTCGGACACGGCGTGCTTGGCCAGCTCTCCAGGCAGAAGCAGGCGCACGGCGGTCTGGATCTCCCGGGAAGTGATGGTGGAGCGCTTGTTGTAGTGAGCCAGGCGGGAGGCTTCCCATGCGATGCGCTCGAAGATGTCGTTGACGAACGAGTTCATGATGCCCATGGCCTTGGAGGAGATGCCGGTGTCGGGGTGGACCTGCTTCAGCACCTTGTACACGTAGATGGCATAGCTCTCCTTCCTGGTCTTCTTACGCTTCTTGCGTCCTTCTTCTGAGTCTTGGTCACGGCTTTCTTGGAGCCCTTCTTGGGCGCTGGAGCAGACTTGGCGGGATCAGGCATGATAACGTAGAGATACTTTCCCAACTAGAGAGAGCAGTGTTCCTGCACCTCCCAGCGCTGCGGTATTTATAGCGGGGCCATGCAAATGAGTACCGCCGTCTGCTTGCTGTTCTACTGGAGCAGCAAAACATGTGACCCCTGTGAGCGTCTTAGCCACGCCCAGTGCCGCTCATTGGTTCTTCCTCAAGTCTGGCCTCTATTGGGGGGATTGAAAGCTACCCAATTAGAGGAGAGGAGGGCGGAGCAGCAGGTTATAAAAATtaacagaactgcgccttctcgtTATCACAACTTTCAAAGTGTTTTATCCTAATTCTGCTTTCCTGTGCTACAAGATGTCTGGACGCGGCAAACAAGGAGGCAAAGTCCGTGCTAAGGCCAAGACTCGCTCATCCCGGGCAGGGCTGCAGTTCCCTGTCGGCCGTGTGCACAGGCTTCTCCGCAAGGGCAACTACGCTGAGAGGGTAGGCGCCGGCGCTCCGGTCTATATGGCAGCAGTGCTAGAGTATCTGACCGCTGAGATCCTGGAATTGGCTGGCAATGCCGCCCGGGACAACAAGAAGACCCGCATCATCCcccgtcacctccagctggctgtgcGCAACGACGAGGAGCTGAACAAGCTGCTCGGTGGGGTGACCATCGCCCAGGGAGGCGTCCTGCCCAACATCCAGGCCGTGCTGCTGCCCAAGAAGACCGAGAGCAGCAAGACGAGCAAGAGCAAGTGATCGCGCTGATCCTCCATAGAaccaaaggctcttctaagagccacccACATGCTCCTTACAACAGAGCTGCGCCGCTTCTATGCTGTGATACTCGGCGGCCGGTACGCCGGCTGCACCGGGAAACTAACTGTACAGGACTTTCCACAAGGAGGCGGAGATTGGGGCGGATGCCAATTTGGCCATCCCTGTCACCGGCAGAAGCGCACAATCGTCATGCTCTAGGTGACCTCATGTCCAGAGGACGGGCGGCTGTAGGACTCGCTCACCAGTCCTTGCGATAACGGGTTAACAGAGTCCTCTGTTAGGTCACTTATATACAAGAATCGGAACGCTTCAGTTGTGTTTCGGATAgaacacccagctttctcagggtCCTGCGTGGGCCGTATGCTTACAAAGCCTTGCAGCCGCATCATCCAGCCCTCTCAGAGCTCTACACGGTCGCCCCCTTAGAAGTGCGCTCATCATGTCACTCCACAGCCATGCCCTTTTTGTGGAGGTGGAGctatatcacccagctttcccagagccctGCACGGCACAGGCTGGTTTTGGATTATAGTAAACCTACAGGGATTAGACGTCCTCTTGCGTTACGGGTGGAGCAGGTAGAGGATTCCACCGCCCGTCGTAGGGCTGGGATTAGGGGGTGTATCTGAGGGTTCTTTACCTCCAGCCCCCGAGCGCCTCTATATCAGACGGCCTGGTCACTGATTACACGTGTTACATGGATGGAGGACAGGAAGAGCGGGAGACGCGATCAACTGAGCGGGAAGTTCAAATCTCCGGGGATCAGCCAATGAGCGGGAAGAATCTGACTATAGCCCCGCCCATAGGCGGCACTAAAACCACCCGACCTCCAACGGCAGGTCTGTTAACCCTTCACCGCACTCATTAATTCAGGCCCAGCT
This window encodes:
- the LOC136577789 gene encoding histone H4, which encodes MSGRGKGGKGLGKGGAKRHRKVLRDNIQGITKPAIRRLARRGGVKRISGLIYEETRGVLKVFLENVIRDAVTYTEHAKRKTVTAMDVVYALKRQGRTLYGFGG
- the LOC136577791 gene encoding histone H2A type 1-like, which codes for MSGRGKQGGKVRAKAKTRSSRAGLQFPVGRVHRLLRKGNYAERVGAGAPVYMAAVLEYLTAEILELAGNAARDNKKTRIIPRHLQLAVRNDEELNKLLGGVTIAQGGVLPNIQAVLLPKKTESSKTSKSK